A window of Cydia strobilella chromosome 10, ilCydStro3.1, whole genome shotgun sequence genomic DNA:
TTAAATGCACTGCTCTTACCTTATAGCCATCCATGCCGCCTATAGCTAGCAGTCGTCCGATGGTGGAAGTCCTCGGCCTATCATAATCAAATATCAGTATTACCTCCAGTATTATAGTAGTACCTATAAAGTAAAATCTCTGTTTCAAGAAAATCGGCAGTCAGAAACTTTGGCttttttaaaacagttttaaaattataaggctgattttaaaataatcaataacCAAAACATGTGTTTGCCTCTGCTTTTTCAGTAAATTTTCGTAAATCTTGTTTTCTTTCGTACCTATGACTGctgtttttggaagttaaaaaaactttaaattttgaaacttttagatcatgtattttttatcatttcggtatattatttttatatccacattattgtgataaattgctcatttgctatctattttactagattttgttataaaattcaacatgtgtcatcatccctattaccTGGTTCTGTGTGAGAACAGGAGAGACCGCCGCTCGGGCAGGAGATGCCACTTGACGGCCTCCATGATGAGCGGCTGGCATTCCGGCACATTGCCGCACGCTTGCTCCACTTTGTCGATCAAATACTGAAAAGGTACAATATGAGTAAAACACTTAAACCTCTAGCGACCTTTCGCGTCGAATGATAGTTCcaatgacagttcatttttatataaagTAGCTGTCACGTAATATGTGACTAGACATTTTTTGGAGGTTtaacaaatacctatttaaacatacggtaataactaataacatatttctttaattattttctaaatttaaacCCAACCAAAAGATACTTGTACGAACTGTCATCATTCGACGGGAGAGGTATAAATTTTACAAACAAAAGATAGTGGCATTGGCCCTTAAGGAACGTCCAGCAGGTTCAGCAGTGGCTGTGTTTTTGCTAATATGATGACATCCTTCAGAGGACACTAGCGTCCGTGGCTTGGCTCATCATCAACAAACTGTCAAACAGATTCTCCTCAGTAATTATGTTGAAATCGCGGCTACTTATCTCAGAAGGCAGTAGCTAGCTTACCTCAGAGGACAATAGAGGTAGTTTGATCAACTTCAGTAGCATTGGCAGGTGTTCCTCCCGTTTGGCGCTGTCATGTTGAACCCACGTCATCAAGCACTCAAACACATTCTCTTCAGTAACCACGTTCAGATCATCAGATTTGAGCAGACTGGCTAGCTGGTCCGCTTGTAGTGAAAGAAACTCTTGATGTTTCACTACCTGAATTCAAAAACAAACTGTTTAGGATATGTTAGGTACCACTGAACTGAGATAATTCTTGACAAGCTATAATAGTAAATGCTAAGTAGAAAGCACTTCACAACATAggttacaatgttttttttttacaaaaattaagGAAGAAAGGCATGTTAACTATAAAACCcttagaatatttttattaatagtaaGCCTCTTTATTTAAACAACTCAAAGTTAATTAGGTTTCTAACATATGTACAGATAATACAGTGTTAAGGGGTTTAAAGCATAGGAATACAGATTACGTTTGGGTAAAGGGCTTCCATTTCTCCTTCTCTACTTCTGCCCTAGTTCACTCTGATCTCAGATCGGACTAACTTACTTGCATGAAATGTTGATAGGTGTACTCCAAGGCACTCCGATGCAGGGCCAGACAAGACTGTTGTTCCGCAAACAGTCCAATCCCCAGACAGTTGCATGGATCAAGCTGTTTCTTCAGGAAAGCGCAGCAGGCAGCTGTGACAGTGTTGAGCTGTAACAAGCTTGCTGTGGACAGCAGGACTTCTACTGTCTCTTCTCTTAATTCTGAAAGTTGTTATTTGTTGAAACTTATTgtgttttagaatagaatagaataaatttatttgcagAAAATGGTAcagttaagtgaaaatgcccataaatagaaataacaaCATGTTACCTATAGTGCCAGTGTAGCAGTAATGAACAAGTGCCTGCAGTGACTGGGAGTCCACCCGCTCCAACGTTATCTCAGCTAGCTGTGCTTCCCGCAATGATCCCGTGAACATAGCAGCAAAGTATTCGCTACATGATGTTAATACTATCTTGTGCGCTGATATCCTGTCAGAAGCAATAACAAAACTATAGTTGTGAGGTATTTTAATGCTAAATATCTgtttaaatttgttattttgtgagACAATAGTCTTTAAGTACGTAGTTATTGacttaacatttttaatatttacaatttattgccTTACTGTTTCACTTTAGTTTTAAGGTTGTTCTTTGTGATTACTGTATACTAATTCCTTCCATATAATAAGTGGGAATAAATAAACACAGTTTAATTCAAAAAATACTGGCACTAACCTTGTTCCACCTGCTATTAAAACTACGTCACATAGCTTCTGGGcctgataatatccgtatatattttTCAAAGCTGTTTCGGAATGTCCTTTATCACAGTAAAACTCGTCTTGGCTTGATGCACTCGACAAACTTAACTGGCTAAGTTCTCGAGGAAGGCCTTCGTCGATGGAATTGGTGGATATGTTGTCCTTAGAAGTTTCAGCTTTCTGGGAGTCACAGCCCGACATGATTTGGCAAGTTACAAGAGTTTTAACAAAGCAATGGTTCACATTAAATTTATGAACGTTGTTCGTTTCTAAACAAAGCGAATGTATGAAAACAAAGAAACGTCACACACGGTGTCAACAGTTTGACACACTTGACAAtttcacttttttatttattcgtccTTCTGGACAGGCTAAGACCATAGGCCATACTGCCTCGtctttcacttttttttattcgtccttCTGGACCATAGACCTGGACAGGCTAAAGGGCATATTACATCCATCCTGCCGCCAGGCCTTGCCATCGAAGCCAACGTCGGTTCTTGAAAGGCTCGTTTACCGTTTCACGAAATATAAGAATATAGAACTAAATCATTAATGCAATTCAGACGGCATGACCAAATCGACCGACTTGATCAGAAAAGAAATTGGCgactaattttagatttatggtgATTGGTGATATTTTGCCAAATTGGTGTTTGGGTCCACAACACcatttgatcagacaatttacTCAGACTGGCGAAAAATTGTTCTCCTTTGGACAGGTCTTCATATTCACTAGCTAGTTGTAATGCGTTTTAGAATGAACCCTCCGTTATGCGCGACCCAACACGCCCTTGTTTATAATATCTTAACTTGCTTCATCTTgcgtaataatataaaagtatagtttattttattttttaccacattgtatttatttatttattgtgtacctGACCtgaccactttttttttgttattccaAAATCCGAATTTCCTTTATTCCTTTCCGCGTTatttcctacccttttacatgacgttggctacgggcaacaccgccctcaagtccaccaagaagaaaaaaaaaaaacgccctTGGCCTTGCCGGTTTTTTTCAGGTTACTTTCGA
This region includes:
- the LOC134745017 gene encoding kelch-like protein 5; translated protein: MSGCDSQKAETSKDNISTNSIDEGLPRELSQLSLSSASSQDEFYCDKGHSETALKNIYGYYQAQKLCDVVLIAGGTRISAHKIVLTSCSEYFAAMFTGSLREAQLAEITLERVDSQSLQALVHYCYTGTIELREETVEVLLSTASLLQLNTVTAACCAFLKKQLDPCNCLGIGLFAEQQSCLALHRSALEYTYQHFMQVVKHQEFLSLQADQLASLLKSDDLNVVTEENVFECLMTWVQHDSAKREEHLPMLLKLIKLPLLSSEYLIDKVEQACGNVPECQPLIMEAVKWHLLPERRSLLFSHRTRPRTSTIGRLLAIGGMDGYKGASNMEMYDPRTNSWTPFMRMGARRLQFGVAVLQNKLVVVGGRDGLKTLNTVECFDLTSLTWSTIAPMNTHRHGLGVAVLGDGPNSPVYAVGGHDGWIYLNSVERWDACSRTWTMVSPMSGARSTCGVAALRGRLYAAGGRDGGACLRSVECYDPATNHWTNCAPMTRRRGGVSVCAAGGYLYALGGHEAPANAAGGRLACVERYDPTTDTWILLARLSYGRDAIGSCLLGDRIVAVGGYDGVQYLCVVEVYDPEADCWRKLAPLSTGRAGAAVVAVPPPSLF